A part of Microbulbifer sp. MI-G genomic DNA contains:
- the mltF gene encoding membrane-bound lytic murein transglycosylase MltF, producing MMMTSRLLRYVRRLLKGLALFCCAALLVASKAPDTLERIRTSGELVVLSQNGPTTYYEDASGNPTGFEHGMLRAFAEEIGVKLVIRDVHDLDELFERLRDPAEGAHFAAAGLTVTPQRREQVRFSPSYFEIRQQIIYRVGEARPRKISDLADKTVAVIAGSAHAEELNKLSKRYPELHWEAISDVDTMELVEMVQQGKYNYAVVDSNAYAVHRGLYPNTAVAFNLTQFQPVAWAFPKSSDDSLYHLARLFMLRANTNGMVAQLREEFFGHVSGLNVGGAQAFARRSRERLPQWQGTMQKVADQYQLDWHLLAALSYQESYWNPRARSRTGVRGLMMLTLDTAKELGVNRLNPAESIEGGARYIVQIRNKLPERIREPDRTWMALAAYNVGYGHLEDARVLTERMGGNPDRWPDVRDHLPLLAKRQYYKTTRHGYARGWEPVTYVQNIRHYQALLNWSSRIEEQRLAAAGDENPTVLADGSAVEAESGTAPAL from the coding sequence ATGATGATGACAAGCCGCCTGCTGCGCTATGTCCGCCGCCTGTTGAAAGGGCTGGCCCTCTTTTGCTGTGCCGCACTGCTGGTCGCCAGCAAGGCGCCGGATACCCTGGAGCGCATCCGGACCTCAGGGGAGCTGGTTGTGCTTTCCCAGAACGGGCCCACCACCTATTACGAGGATGCCTCCGGCAACCCCACCGGTTTTGAGCACGGCATGCTGCGCGCTTTTGCCGAGGAAATCGGTGTCAAGCTGGTCATCCGCGATGTACACGACCTGGACGAGTTGTTCGAGCGCCTGCGCGATCCCGCCGAGGGCGCCCACTTTGCCGCCGCCGGCCTCACCGTGACTCCCCAGCGCCGCGAACAGGTACGCTTCTCCCCGTCCTATTTTGAGATCCGCCAACAGATTATTTACCGCGTGGGCGAGGCGCGTCCGCGCAAAATCAGCGACCTCGCTGACAAGACTGTCGCGGTGATCGCCGGCAGTGCCCACGCGGAGGAATTGAACAAGCTCTCCAAGCGTTATCCAGAGCTGCACTGGGAGGCCATCTCCGATGTGGACACCATGGAACTGGTGGAAATGGTTCAGCAGGGCAAGTACAACTACGCCGTAGTGGATTCCAACGCCTACGCGGTGCACCGCGGCCTCTACCCGAATACCGCGGTCGCGTTCAATCTCACCCAGTTCCAACCGGTGGCCTGGGCGTTTCCCAAGAGCAGCGACGACAGCCTGTATCACCTCGCGCGCCTGTTTATGCTGCGCGCCAATACCAATGGCATGGTTGCACAACTGCGCGAGGAATTCTTCGGGCACGTCAGCGGCTTGAATGTCGGCGGCGCCCAGGCATTCGCCAGGCGCAGCCGCGAGCGCCTGCCCCAGTGGCAGGGCACCATGCAGAAAGTTGCCGATCAGTACCAGTTGGACTGGCATCTGCTGGCGGCACTCAGTTACCAGGAGTCCTACTGGAACCCCCGTGCCCGTTCCCGCACCGGTGTGCGTGGACTGATGATGCTGACCCTGGATACGGCAAAGGAACTGGGGGTCAACCGCCTCAATCCGGCGGAGAGTATTGAAGGTGGCGCCCGCTATATCGTACAGATCCGCAACAAGCTGCCAGAACGTATTCGTGAACCCGATAGAACCTGGATGGCACTGGCGGCCTATAACGTTGGCTACGGCCACCTGGAAGATGCCCGTGTGCTCACCGAGCGCATGGGCGGCAACCCGGACCGCTGGCCCGATGTGCGCGATCACCTGCCCCTGCTGGCCAAGCGCCAGTACTACAAAACCACCAGGCACGGCTATGCCCGGGGCTGGGAGCCGGTGACCTATGTACAGAATATCCGCCACTACCAGGCACTGCTGAACTGGAGCAGCCGTATCGAGGAGCAGCGCCTGGCGGCCGCTGGCGATGAAAACCCCACGGTGCTCGCCGATGGCAGCGCGGTAGAGGCCGAGAGCGGTACAGCCCCGGCACTCTAG
- a CDS encoding dihydrolipoyl dehydrogenase family protein: MSKPKKFDRNLIVIGAGAAGLVSAYISAAVKAEVTLIEAGNMGGDCLNTGCVPSKALIQCARIAHWTRRADQFGICVAEPGVDFPGVMRHVRASIERIAPHDSVERYTELGVEVVQGQARLVDPWTVTIALNSGGERTLSARAIVLATGAEPIVPPLPGLENVHYLTSETLWDRCAKLDQVPRRLLLLGGGSIGCELAQAFVRLGSDVTLVEKESRLLPREDQEVSEALSRALESEGVNLLTGHEALAFIGKPNRIGGALRLRNAEGETQVTFDEVILALGRRARTQGFGLESLGLVQGGKLEADAYLRTRYPHILAAGDVVGPYQFTHMASHQAWYAAVNGLFGDIKKFPVDYSLVPRATFIDPEVASVGLSEGMASEQGIAYEVTRYALDDLDRAIVDGAAQGFVKVLTVPGKDTILGVSIVGENAAELIAEFIIAMKHGLGLNKILSTIHTYPTMAEANKFVAGNWKRAHAPEWALRWLKLFHRWRRG; this comes from the coding sequence ATGAGTAAACCCAAGAAATTCGACCGCAATCTAATTGTTATTGGTGCCGGTGCTGCGGGGCTGGTTAGCGCCTATATCTCGGCTGCGGTAAAGGCCGAAGTGACTTTAATAGAAGCGGGGAATATGGGGGGTGACTGCCTGAATACCGGCTGTGTGCCCAGCAAGGCGCTTATCCAGTGTGCCCGTATCGCCCACTGGACGCGCCGGGCCGATCAATTCGGGATCTGTGTCGCCGAGCCGGGAGTCGACTTTCCCGGCGTTATGCGCCATGTGCGCGCCTCTATTGAGCGGATTGCCCCTCACGACAGTGTGGAGCGATACACCGAGTTGGGGGTGGAGGTTGTCCAGGGGCAGGCGCGCCTTGTGGATCCCTGGACAGTCACCATTGCGCTGAACAGCGGCGGGGAGCGAACGCTCAGCGCACGGGCAATTGTACTCGCTACCGGTGCCGAACCCATAGTGCCGCCATTGCCCGGTCTGGAAAATGTGCACTACCTGACCAGTGAAACCCTTTGGGACCGGTGCGCAAAGCTGGACCAGGTGCCGCGCAGGCTGTTGCTGCTGGGTGGGGGCAGCATTGGCTGCGAGTTGGCCCAGGCATTTGTGAGACTGGGATCGGATGTCACACTGGTGGAGAAAGAGAGCCGCCTGCTGCCACGAGAGGATCAGGAGGTATCCGAAGCCCTTTCACGCGCCCTTGAGTCCGAGGGCGTAAACCTGCTCACCGGGCACGAGGCCCTGGCTTTTATCGGTAAGCCAAACCGCATAGGCGGCGCCCTGCGTCTGCGCAATGCAGAGGGTGAAACACAGGTCACATTTGACGAGGTGATCCTGGCTCTGGGCAGGCGTGCCCGGACCCAGGGATTTGGGCTTGAGTCATTGGGCCTGGTGCAGGGCGGTAAGTTGGAGGCGGATGCCTACCTGCGTACCCGCTATCCCCATATTCTCGCCGCCGGCGATGTTGTGGGTCCCTACCAGTTTACCCATATGGCCTCGCACCAGGCCTGGTATGCCGCCGTGAATGGCCTCTTTGGGGATATAAAAAAATTCCCGGTGGATTACTCCCTGGTTCCCCGTGCAACCTTCATCGATCCGGAGGTGGCCAGTGTGGGGCTCAGCGAGGGCATGGCCAGTGAACAGGGTATCGCCTATGAGGTTACCCGCTACGCTCTCGACGACCTGGATCGCGCCATAGTCGACGGTGCCGCACAGGGCTTTGTGAAAGTACTCACGGTACCGGGCAAGGATACAATTCTCGGCGTTTCCATTGTGGGCGAAAATGCGGCGGAGCTGATCGCGGAGTTTATTATTGCGATGAAGCATGGACTGGGCCTGAACAAAATTTTATCCACTATTCATACCTACCCCACGATGGCAGAGGCGAATAAATTTGTCGCCGGGAACTGGAAACGGGCGCATGCCCCGGAGTGGGCGTTGCGCTGGCTGAAACTGTTTCACCGGTGGAGGCGGGGTTAG
- a CDS encoding TVP38/TMEM64 family protein has product MGKRILLVSAILVLVIAFYAFDLDQWLMLDKLQEGTDKFMQWKDASPLLVGLLFALFYILVTGLSLPGAAILTIAAGAVFGLYWGTIIVSFSSSIGATLAFLVARYLLRDYVQERFAMRLKMVNEGIEREGAFYLFALRLVPVFPFVLINILMGLTHIRVWTFYWVSQLGMLAATIVYVNAGTQLARIDNLKDIASPALLLSFALLGVFPLLAKYILNWVKRRRAAK; this is encoded by the coding sequence ATGGGCAAAAGAATCCTGCTGGTGTCTGCGATACTGGTGCTGGTGATTGCCTTTTATGCGTTCGATCTGGACCAGTGGCTGATGCTGGATAAGCTGCAGGAGGGAACGGATAAATTCATGCAGTGGAAAGACGCCTCGCCACTGCTGGTGGGGCTACTGTTTGCGCTGTTTTATATTCTGGTAACCGGTTTGTCTCTCCCCGGCGCTGCCATTCTCACCATTGCCGCGGGCGCGGTATTCGGTTTGTATTGGGGCACGATCATTGTTTCTTTCTCTTCCAGTATCGGCGCAACCCTGGCTTTCCTGGTGGCCCGTTATCTGCTGCGTGACTATGTGCAGGAGCGTTTTGCCATGCGGCTGAAAATGGTGAATGAGGGTATAGAGCGCGAAGGGGCTTTTTACCTGTTCGCGCTGCGCCTGGTACCGGTTTTCCCCTTTGTCCTGATCAATATCCTGATGGGCCTTACCCATATCCGGGTATGGACCTTTTACTGGGTGAGCCAGCTGGGCATGCTGGCCGCCACTATTGTCTATGTGAATGCAGGTACCCAGTTGGCAAGGATTGATAACCTGAAGGATATTGCCTCCCCGGCACTGTTGCTGTCCTTTGCCCTGCTGGGGGTATTTCCACTGCTGGCAAAATATATCCTCAACTGGGTGAAGCGCCGCCGCGCTGCCAAATGA
- a CDS encoding NADAR family protein: MTIKNTEQLIDYVNRGNKVKYLFFWGHRKPKKGISKSCLSQWYESPFESDGNRFHTAEHFMMYEKAKLFGDNSAAENSLAVADPGAAKAIGRQVEGFDQELWDKKKFDIVVQANLAKFKGNQALKEFLLNTGDRVLVEASPVDKVWGVGLAEDDDKCQNPKKWKGLNLLGFALMAVRSKLRESDT; encoded by the coding sequence TTGACGATCAAGAATACAGAGCAGCTGATTGATTATGTCAATCGCGGAAATAAGGTGAAGTACCTATTCTTCTGGGGACACAGGAAACCGAAGAAAGGCATATCGAAGTCTTGTTTGAGTCAGTGGTATGAATCACCTTTTGAATCTGACGGCAACAGGTTTCACACTGCCGAACATTTCATGATGTATGAAAAAGCAAAACTGTTTGGCGATAATTCCGCTGCAGAAAATTCCCTTGCCGTGGCTGATCCAGGTGCCGCTAAAGCAATTGGCCGTCAGGTTGAAGGATTTGATCAAGAGCTTTGGGATAAGAAAAAATTCGATATCGTTGTGCAGGCAAATTTGGCGAAATTTAAAGGTAACCAAGCGCTGAAAGAATTTTTATTGAATACTGGTGATCGGGTGCTGGTTGAAGCGAGCCCTGTGGATAAGGTTTGGGGCGTAGGTCTGGCTGAAGATGATGACAAATGTCAAAATCCCAAAAAATGGAAAGGCTTAAATCTATTGGGCTTTGCCTTAATGGCCGTTCGCAGCAAACTGAGAGAGAGTGATACATAA
- the purL gene encoding phosphoribosylformylglycinamidine synthase, whose product MLVLRGAPALSTFRRKKLLNQLRALQPTIEDLYAEFVHFADSESLDNRESALLERLLQYGPTEEKREPTGELILVLPRLGTISPWSSKATDIAHNTGLAKIHRLERGIAYYLSGVALTEAERQALASQLYDRMVEVAFTDFEQAEQLFVEEAPRPLRGVDILDGGREALEDANVTLGLALAEDEMDYLLASFQTLERNPTDVELMMFAQANSEHCRHKIFNASWTIDGEEMPHSLFGMIKNTYQKGGDNVLSAYADNAAVVTGSVGGRFYPDPVSREYSFSHEAIHLLMKVETHNHPTAIAPFPGAGTGAGGEIRDEGAVGRGSKPKVGLTGFTVSNLQIPGWEQPWESNYGKPERIVTALDIMIEGPIGGAAFNNEFGRPNICGYFRTFEEHFGGERRGYHKPIMLAGGYGNIRAEHIDKPEFSPGAKLVVLGGPAMLIGLGGGAASSMASGSSSEDLDFASVQRQNPEIERRCQEVIDQCWQLGEKNPIAFIHDVGAGGLSNAFPELVKDGGTGGNFELRKIPCDEPGMSPLEIWCNESQERYVLAVMPEDLLCFKEICVRERAPFAVVGEATADKHLLLNDTRFESRPVDLPMSVLFGKPPRMHRKAETHAVDTRAFSTADIDLKTAAERVLRLPTVASKSFLITIGDRSVTGQVSRDQMVGPWQVPVADCAVTTVAYDSYAGEAMSMGERTPVALLDAPASGRLAVGEAITNIACTPVRQLSDIKLSANWMCAAGHPGEEEKLYRTVEAVGMELCPVLGITIPVGKDSMSMRTAWEDEGEQKAVTAPLSLVISAFTPVTDVRKTVTPQLRTDKGDSELLLIDLGAGKNRLGGSCLAQVYNELGDEPADLDDAGKLKSFFEVVQQALQEGLIMAYHDRADGGLFTTLAEMGFAGRVGMDVEIYELGEDPVAALFSEELGAVLQVPACEADMLVQRFAAVGVPAHQIGYLNHSEHLCITNNGVEIFRRARAELQQIWSETSFRIQSLRDNAHCAEQEFAAITQQDPGLSVNLTFDINEDISAPYIAKGVRPKVAILREQGVNSQVEMAHAFHRAGFSAVDVHMSDILSGRVALDAFKGLVGCGGFSYGDVLGAGEGWGKTILFNDRARDQFAGFFNRTDTFGLGVCNGCQMFSVIKALIPGAGHWPRFVRNLSEQYEARFALVGIEDSPSVLFKGMAGTYMPVAVAHGEGRVEFANQQALELCEASDTIAMRYLNNNGEIAQTYPANPNGSVNGITALCSEDGRVTIMMPHPERVARTVSNSWHRDEWQEDSGWMRLFRNARVFVD is encoded by the coding sequence ATGCTAGTTCTGCGTGGTGCTCCCGCACTGTCGACATTCCGCCGAAAAAAACTGCTCAATCAGCTCCGTGCACTGCAACCTACGATTGAGGATCTCTACGCCGAGTTTGTGCACTTTGCCGATAGTGAATCACTGGATAACAGGGAGAGCGCGCTGCTCGAGCGGCTGCTCCAGTATGGTCCGACAGAGGAAAAGCGCGAACCTACTGGCGAGTTGATCCTGGTGCTGCCGCGCCTGGGCACGATCTCCCCCTGGTCCTCCAAGGCCACCGATATCGCCCACAATACCGGTCTGGCAAAAATCCACCGCCTGGAGCGGGGGATCGCCTATTACCTTAGCGGCGTGGCATTAACCGAAGCTGAACGCCAGGCCCTGGCATCGCAATTGTACGACCGCATGGTTGAGGTGGCGTTTACGGATTTTGAACAGGCGGAGCAGCTGTTTGTAGAAGAGGCACCCCGTCCGCTACGCGGTGTGGATATCCTCGATGGTGGCCGCGAGGCGCTGGAGGATGCCAACGTCACCCTGGGTCTGGCCCTTGCCGAGGACGAAATGGATTACCTGCTCGCCAGTTTCCAGACGCTGGAGCGCAATCCCACCGATGTGGAGTTGATGATGTTTGCCCAGGCGAACTCCGAGCACTGCCGCCATAAGATCTTCAATGCCTCCTGGACCATCGACGGCGAGGAGATGCCGCACTCCCTGTTTGGCATGATCAAGAACACCTATCAAAAGGGCGGTGACAATGTATTGTCGGCCTATGCGGACAACGCCGCGGTTGTGACTGGCAGTGTGGGCGGACGCTTTTACCCGGACCCGGTCAGTAGGGAATACAGCTTCAGTCACGAAGCCATCCATCTGTTGATGAAGGTGGAGACCCACAACCATCCCACTGCGATCGCGCCGTTTCCCGGCGCCGGCACCGGTGCCGGTGGGGAAATCCGTGATGAGGGCGCGGTGGGTCGCGGCTCCAAGCCAAAAGTGGGCCTGACCGGCTTCACAGTTTCCAATCTGCAGATCCCCGGTTGGGAGCAGCCCTGGGAATCCAATTACGGCAAGCCCGAGCGTATCGTGACCGCTCTGGATATTATGATCGAAGGCCCCATTGGTGGCGCTGCGTTCAACAACGAGTTTGGACGCCCAAATATCTGTGGTTACTTCCGCACCTTTGAGGAGCACTTTGGCGGTGAGCGCCGCGGCTACCACAAGCCGATTATGCTCGCCGGTGGCTACGGGAATATCCGCGCAGAGCATATCGACAAGCCCGAGTTTTCCCCAGGTGCCAAGCTGGTTGTGCTGGGTGGTCCGGCCATGTTGATCGGCCTCGGTGGCGGTGCCGCCTCCAGTATGGCCAGTGGTTCCAGCTCCGAGGATCTGGATTTTGCTTCTGTACAGCGTCAAAACCCAGAAATCGAGCGCCGCTGCCAGGAGGTGATCGACCAGTGCTGGCAGTTGGGTGAGAAAAATCCCATTGCTTTTATTCACGATGTGGGCGCGGGCGGCCTGTCCAATGCCTTCCCCGAACTGGTTAAAGACGGCGGCACCGGCGGTAATTTTGAGTTGCGCAAGATTCCTTGTGATGAGCCGGGCATGAGCCCGCTGGAAATCTGGTGCAATGAGTCCCAGGAGCGCTATGTACTGGCTGTGATGCCGGAAGACCTGCTGTGCTTTAAAGAAATCTGTGTGCGCGAACGCGCACCTTTTGCCGTTGTGGGTGAGGCGACTGCAGACAAGCACCTGCTGCTGAACGACACCAGGTTTGAGTCCAGGCCGGTGGACCTGCCGATGTCTGTGCTGTTCGGCAAACCGCCGCGCATGCACCGCAAGGCGGAAACACATGCGGTTGACACCAGGGCGTTTTCCACTGCGGATATCGACCTCAAGACAGCCGCCGAACGGGTGCTGCGCCTGCCCACTGTGGCGAGCAAGAGTTTTCTGATCACCATTGGCGACCGCTCTGTCACCGGCCAGGTATCCCGCGATCAGATGGTCGGCCCCTGGCAGGTGCCGGTAGCGGATTGTGCCGTGACCACCGTCGCCTACGACAGCTATGCCGGTGAGGCCATGTCCATGGGGGAGCGCACACCTGTGGCCCTGTTGGATGCCCCCGCTTCCGGTCGCCTGGCGGTGGGGGAAGCGATCACCAATATCGCCTGTACCCCGGTGAGGCAGCTCTCCGATATCAAACTCTCCGCCAACTGGATGTGTGCCGCGGGCCACCCGGGCGAAGAGGAAAAACTCTACCGCACCGTGGAGGCGGTGGGCATGGAGCTGTGCCCGGTGCTGGGCATTACCATTCCGGTGGGCAAGGATTCCATGTCCATGCGCACCGCCTGGGAGGACGAAGGCGAGCAGAAAGCGGTGACTGCACCGCTGTCTCTGGTAATCTCCGCCTTTACCCCGGTGACCGATGTGCGCAAAACGGTGACGCCACAGCTGCGCACTGACAAGGGCGATAGCGAGCTACTGTTGATCGACCTGGGGGCGGGTAAAAACCGCCTGGGCGGCTCCTGCCTGGCGCAGGTCTATAACGAACTGGGTGACGAACCTGCCGATCTGGACGACGCCGGAAAACTGAAAAGTTTCTTCGAGGTGGTACAGCAGGCTCTGCAGGAAGGCCTGATCATGGCCTACCACGACCGCGCCGATGGGGGTCTTTTCACCACCCTGGCGGAAATGGGCTTTGCCGGCCGGGTGGGTATGGATGTGGAAATCTACGAACTGGGTGAAGATCCGGTAGCCGCACTGTTCAGTGAAGAGCTGGGTGCCGTGTTACAGGTTCCCGCCTGTGAGGCGGATATGCTGGTGCAGCGCTTTGCCGCTGTCGGTGTGCCCGCCCACCAGATCGGTTACCTGAATCACAGCGAGCACCTGTGTATCACCAATAACGGGGTTGAAATCTTCAGGCGCGCCCGTGCCGAGCTGCAACAGATCTGGTCGGAAACCAGTTTCCGTATCCAGTCCCTGCGTGATAACGCCCACTGCGCTGAGCAGGAATTTGCCGCAATTACCCAGCAAGATCCGGGCCTGTCAGTCAATCTTACCTTTGATATCAACGAAGATATCAGCGCGCCTTATATAGCCAAAGGTGTTCGCCCGAAAGTCGCAATACTGCGCGAGCAGGGGGTAAACAGCCAGGTGGAGATGGCGCACGCTTTCCACCGCGCCGGCTTCAGTGCGGTCGATGTGCATATGAGCGACATCCTCTCTGGTCGTGTAGCGCTGGATGCGTTCAAGGGCCTGGTGGGCTGTGGTGGGTTCTCTTACGGTGACGTACTCGGTGCCGGTGAGGGCTGGGGCAAAACCATCCTGTTTAACGACCGTGCCCGCGACCAGTTTGCAGGTTTTTTCAACCGCACGGATACCTTCGGCCTGGGGGTGTGTAACGGCTGCCAGATGTTCTCCGTGATCAAGGCATTGATCCCCGGAGCAGGCCACTGGCCGCGCTTTGTACGCAACCTGTCCGAGCAGTATGAGGCGCGCTTTGCCCTGGTGGGAATTGAAGACTCTCCTTCAGTACTGTTTAAAGGCATGGCGGGCACTTACATGCCGGTAGCTGTTGCCCACGGCGAAGGCCGTGTGGAATTTGCCAACCAGCAGGCGCTGGAACTGTGTGAAGCTTCCGACACCATCGCCATGCGTTACCTGAATAACAACGGCGAGATTGCCCAGACTTATCCGGCCAACCCCAATGGCTCGGTCAATGGTATTACCGCCCTGTGTTCAGAGGATGGTCGCGTCACCATTATGATGCCACATCCGGAACGCGTTGCCCGTACGGTCAGTAACAGCTGGCATCGGGATGAATGGCAGGAAGATTCCGGTTGGATGCGCCTGTTCCGCAATGCGCGGGTATTTGTCGATTGA
- a CDS encoding TIGR04282 family arsenosugar biosynthesis glycosyltransferase — protein sequence MSSVTHHTLRLVVMAKAPLSGYAKTRLIPALGERGAAALAERLLHHTLEACVRADLGPVELHVVPDPSHAYWRDFPLSPGISLYGQSQGDLGQRLWHASRNARALGQGLLLLGTDCPALTAQRLHTAAEVLQRSDAVMYPAKDGGYALLGLKEVQARLFEDIHWSTAEVAQQTLDRLWECGMHCQRLEALTDIDEPGDLTALPQAWRESVDVG from the coding sequence ATGAGTAGTGTTACCCACCACACACTGCGCCTGGTTGTGATGGCCAAGGCGCCATTAAGCGGCTATGCCAAAACCCGTTTGATTCCCGCACTGGGTGAGCGCGGTGCTGCTGCACTGGCGGAGAGACTGCTGCACCATACTCTGGAAGCCTGTGTGCGGGCGGACCTGGGGCCTGTGGAATTGCATGTGGTGCCGGACCCCTCGCACGCCTACTGGCGGGATTTCCCGCTGTCGCCCGGTATCAGTCTTTACGGGCAGTCGCAGGGGGATCTCGGCCAGCGCCTGTGGCATGCCAGCAGAAACGCGCGGGCGCTGGGGCAGGGGCTTTTGCTGCTGGGCACCGACTGCCCGGCACTCACCGCGCAGCGTCTGCATACCGCGGCGGAGGTCCTGCAGAGATCCGATGCGGTAATGTACCCGGCAAAAGATGGCGGTTACGCATTACTGGGACTCAAAGAGGTACAGGCGCGGCTGTTTGAAGACATCCACTGGAGTACCGCAGAGGTGGCGCAGCAGACGCTGGACCGATTGTGGGAGTGTGGAATGCACTGCCAGCGCCTGGAGGCACTGACGGATATCGATGAGCCCGGGGATTTAACCGCACTGCCGCAGGCCTGGCGGGAATCTGTCGATGTAGGCTAG
- a CDS encoding TIGR04283 family arsenosugar biosynthesis glycosyltransferase: MQYSVVVPLLNEREQLPELAVQLRELQTPGSCEIILVDGGSSDNSVEIATAAGFPVIVSERGRAAQMNAGAAAACGHWLLFLHADTRLPRGALDAIAAAALQGAQWGRFDIRIRGDSVWFPLIATLINWRSRLSGIATGDQAIFVRRALFERLGSYARQPLMEDIELSRRLLKVARPFCLHQRSTTSGRRWQKFGVLRTVLLMWRLRFDYWRGVPAASLAKRYE, encoded by the coding sequence GTGCAGTACAGTGTTGTTGTTCCGCTGCTGAATGAACGGGAGCAGCTGCCGGAACTCGCGGTGCAGTTGCGGGAGCTGCAAACCCCCGGCAGTTGCGAAATTATTCTGGTCGATGGCGGCAGTAGCGACAACAGTGTGGAGATTGCCACTGCCGCGGGCTTTCCGGTAATTGTGTCAGAGCGCGGCCGGGCCGCACAGATGAACGCCGGTGCGGCTGCGGCATGCGGGCACTGGCTGCTGTTTCTGCACGCGGATACCCGTTTGCCCCGGGGGGCTCTGGATGCGATTGCTGCGGCTGCGCTACAGGGGGCACAGTGGGGGCGCTTCGATATCCGTATTCGCGGCGACAGTGTCTGGTTTCCCTTGATTGCCACCTTGATCAACTGGCGTTCGCGTCTGAGCGGCATTGCCACAGGCGATCAGGCAATCTTTGTACGCCGCGCACTGTTCGAGCGCCTGGGCAGCTATGCCCGGCAGCCTCTGATGGAGGATATCGAATTGAGCCGGCGGCTGCTGAAGGTGGCGCGGCCGTTTTGTCTGCACCAGCGCAGCACCACCTCCGGGCGTCGCTGGCAGAAGTTTGGTGTTCTGCGCACTGTGCTGCTGATGTGGCGTTTGCGCTTTGACTACTGGCGCGGTGTGCCTGCGGCCTCTTTGGCGAAGCGTTATGAGTAG